Within Styela clava chromosome 8, kaStyClav1.hap1.2, whole genome shotgun sequence, the genomic segment GAAATTTGAAATGATGATATTCGATTATTTTCGTGAAATTTTACTTCGTAATTGCTTGTGAATATCCATCTAAAGTCAAGACTTACTGCGGAATTTTTGTATAAGTTATAAGTtgatttcgactccataatcagctgtagacgataaaataatagataaaaacaacaacaacaaaaaaatgagtatagaatcgggagagcaaacAACATTAGTTCCACCTCAAAAATAAGGAATTTATACCTGTTATAAATGACCCCAAATCCTGCAATCATCATAccagacgataaaataattcaagtaccggtaattgataaaaactgaataaaaaatcAGGACAGCAAACAACACCTCGGGTAAGATTTGGAGAGAACAGAatttgggtctggtatagtttagtacgacatccacttctagttggcctggatcaacaatttttgcatatgtcaatcctaacccccacctgactacgtcaccaaaAATTACGCCATTCCGAcatcacagtggcgtaataaggctcaccgaagtatgcggatggtcgtccaaaacgcgcagacgataacccCAAATCGAGCAAGcgatttttcttgttttctcgtcgcaacgatagGAGAGATATCGCCGGCTTTAGAAAgttcttatcggcggcgcagatggcattttgggcgatcgtaattatactttggcaatccctatggcgtgatggtgacgtcgtagggtcgtaatttttggatggcatagtcaggtgagggttaggaataacatatgcaaaaatcgttatgctacgcccactggaagtacctgtggtactaaactatactagaccccagAATTTAATGCAAGTGAGAAATATTTCAGCATGAGAAGGTGGCATAGAAAACACTAGAGACAGAGATCAGGAGAAGTCAGGATATTCTGTAATTTACTCCAATGCTGAGGTAGGGTTATGCGGCTCATGCCCTTTACTGCTTTGGATGGTAGATTTGCGCATTTTTGATATGCTGCATAATATGCGATTCTATTGAAGGCCCATTTAAAGGATATCGcatcatatttttatacttataCACTTACTGATTTATAACCATATAGTTTCTTCATGTCACATATTTAAATCTCATTTGAGGTCTTGGCAACTTTCCTGAATTTTCGTCCTGTGTGTTGTCGTGACTGAGATGAAATAGATtatctatttttatttgactttgttatcctaaaatattatttccgTATATTTAAGCTTCTTGTCTTCAATATAACATTATAAATGACTACTCCTGTTGCCGTGGATACCACTGTTGCTTCAAAAGTTCCTTTCGGGCAACTTTGCCAATTATTCGAACGAATAAGTCGTGGAAAATCTAATCCAGTAAGGCGTGAAGAATTCCGTAACTTCGTCAAAAAATGGAGAGAACATCATGAAAAATTGCACAGCAAAATTATTACGAATGGATCAATACCAGATGATTCTTTTTACCCAGCTTTTAGACTCATTGCACCACAATTAGATCGGGAGAGGCCTTCTTATGGAGTCAAAGAAACCCTACtggcaaaattatatattgacGTTCTTGGATTATCAAGAACCAACCCAGATGCTAAAAAATTATTGGAATATAAAAACCCAAAAACGAATACATTAGCTACAGGAGATTTCGCTGAAATCGCTTACATCCATATCTTATCAAAAAGGTGCACAACGCAAGGATCTCTCTCAATACAGCAAGTCAATGATAATTTAGATAAACTGGCAATGTATAATGGTGAACGTAAAAAAGAACAAGTACAAAAAACTCTGATGACCCTGATACAAAAAACATCGGCTTCAGAGCAAAAATGGTTGATTAGGATTCTTTTAAAAGACACGAGACTGAAAATTGGGCAGTCAGTACTGATGGCTGAATTTCACCCTGATGCAGAAGAAGTGTTCAACGTCACTACAAATTTACGACAAGTTTGTATGAAACTGAGAGATCCATCAATTCGTTTATCAGACACGGAAATTGAATTGTTTCAACCGTTTCGTCCTATGCTTGCTCTCAATGCAAAGTTGACGGAAGTAGAAAACCTGATGGATCATAAACCGTTTTATTTAGAGATAAAATACGACGGCGAAAGAAGCCAAATTCATAAAGAAGGTTTgaagtataaatatttttctcgtAGTGGCCGAGAGTATTCAACTGTGTTCGGAGAGGACCCATATTCGGGGTCTTTAACCCCATTTATTCATGATCTGTTTACCCCCAATGTTCGTTCTTGTATATTAGATGGGGAAATGATGGGGTATGACCCGGATTTGAATCTTTTTATGCAAAAAGGAGGTCAGTTTGATATCAAACATGTTACTGAGGATCACGACCTGCAGCCATGTTTTGTCGCTTATGATTTGCTTTCTTTAAATGGAGAAAATTTGACTTCGAAACCCGTCGCTGAGCgaatgaaaaaattagagtcAATTTTTAAACCTCTTGAAGGTCGAATGCAATTGGCTGAAAGGAAACAGGTATCAACCAATCAGGAAACGCTTGCTTATTTGAATGAAGCAATTGATAGACGTGAGGAGGGGATTATTGTTAAACACCCCCAAGCTCCGTACACTCCCAACAAACGTAAAGGTAGTGGATGGTTTAAAATTAAACCTGAGTATGTTAGTGGAGTGGTAGATGACCTTGATCTTGTTATTGTCGGAGGAAAGTTCGGGGACGGCCGACACGGTAAATTGATCAGCAAATTTATGTTGGCCGTAAGGGATGACAAAAGCCCgaatttaatttacaaatccTTGTGTATGGTCGGATCTGGGTATACTGATAAAGAATTATCAGAGATAACTGAGAAATTGAAACCGCATTTGCGAGTTTTTGAAA encodes:
- the LOC120345462 gene encoding DNA ligase 4-like, translating into MTTPVAVDTTVASKVPFGQLCQLFERISRGKSNPVRREEFRNFVKKWREHHEKLHSKIITNGSIPDDSFYPAFRLIAPQLDRERPSYGVKETLLAKLYIDVLGLSRTNPDAKKLLEYKNPKTNTLATGDFAEIAYIHILSKRCTTQGSLSIQQVNDNLDKLAMYNGERKKEQVQKTLMTLIQKTSASEQKWLIRILLKDTRLKIGQSVLMAEFHPDAEEVFNVTTNLRQVCMKLRDPSIRLSDTEIELFQPFRPMLALNAKLTEVENLMDHKPFYLEIKYDGERSQIHKEGLKYKYFSRSGREYSTVFGEDPYSGSLTPFIHDLFTPNVRSCILDGEMMGYDPDLNLFMQKGGQFDIKHVTEDHDLQPCFVAYDLLSLNGENLTSKPVAERMKKLESIFKPLEGRMQLAERKQVSTNQETLAYLNEAIDRREEGIIVKHPQAPYTPNKRKGSGWFKIKPEYVSGVVDDLDLVIVGGKFGDGRHGKLISKFMLAVRDDKSPNLIYKSLCMVGSGYTDKELSEITEKLKPHLRVFEKRKPPSWLIVTKEKPEVVVHPDNSVVVQVRATEITESTAYAAGCTLRFPRIVGTRDDKNAADAMDVTQLTELRNMAQGKLAARHATLTKEPSVKKRKIRVEPSAVVSARFQATNVMDVEQCSSSFEDFEFCVMSGVANHNKSSLEKKIASYGGSIVQNPSSETYCVIARDEKNVRVRNIIRSGKHDVVKVPWLLLCLEKGEIVPFMPEDMLFTSEKTKLKFADKFDKYGDEYTEDIDVEKLKQLFSKVENTEGYSSHFPPPDADDRLTVMQCCANDVSSRYHSFGFHDLKTSIFQGFHFYINDCLVVNDLTTQLKTSKWKEARSVSRFFSAILGDTISEKTTHVISDELSETIGNIVEIKNIRRSSKTKFHLVSINWLLQCVKNGKVETERPYEI